Proteins found in one Aminivibrio pyruvatiphilus genomic segment:
- a CDS encoding GTP-binding protein — MAKEKFERSKPHLNIGTIGHIDHGKTTLTAA, encoded by the coding sequence ATGGCGAAGGAGAAATTTGAGAGGTCCAAGCCGCATTTGAACATCGGAACCATCGGTCACATCGACCACGGAAAGACGACGCTGACGGCGGCGAT